In the Corythoichthys intestinalis isolate RoL2023-P3 chromosome 18, ASM3026506v1, whole genome shotgun sequence genome, gagcagttggattcagccatgtgaaaagaggcagaccagagggcagtgtatccaccctcatcaataagactaaatgcaaacactttcaaaataaacgattacaacgccactttaattaaacaaatactcaaagcaacaaaatttaatttgaatgttttttgatattcgaatactcgagttaatcgattaatcgttgcagcactacataagactatcataattaagacatgacactatcatggccattactgaatgcttatgacagtcattAGGTGTCGTGAGGCAAATTATGTtgctaactcaatttatgtccagcttggatcttttacatccattcaaaagtgagataattcgcCAGATAACACCAAAttacatctattataagcattcattaatgctcatcacAGTGTCATAACATAATTATGAttttctaatgacagtcttatggcgctactgtcaaataaagtgtttccaaataccataactagcaaaaaATGAAacgactagaacagtaactgaagaaataattggcacagaacatgaattttgattgttatttacatctgtagcgctacaatgcatgctaggaggcatactggacaacaacagttttgacagcaggtggcagcagaggttgactgtctcccctaagggagcagtgatggccaaatgaagcttcttgaagctttgcaaccagttggttcaaagcttcatggtttgTCATTTGGTCTTAAGACACTCTTATCATGCTGCTGTCAAACaattgttaccggttaatatcttttgatgtaaatatcccataatagagtgaggacagctgtggtgtAGTGGACCAAACATACACGCGGACACTGGTGTTTCAATCCatttaataaagtcacaaaacaAACAGTTTATCACAAACCTTGGGCCCAACATAAAAGAGGCCAACATAACAAATAGGCTTCAACCAAACTGACCTCCCCTCCAGACACATCTCTGTTGCCGTTTAAATCAGGGCGGACTAGACTAACGACCACCTGAAGGAGGTATGACAAATTAACCAAACATTGTCAACTTAATGAAATAACAACAGatggaaaatatacatatattcaaacaataactaacgtgcatttaaacaaacagtGAAAACTTTTACTCCAAACAATCATAATTGAATCAACTTAAATAACCCCCCTTCAAAATGGTAGGTGCCAGATCTTACACAGCTGTGGTCGTTACCTCAAATtggcaaataaaatcaaataagcattcagaaaaatattaactaaagtgtgcacccattagaaaatacatgtccaaaaaatatcacataaataattagctaaatcttgaaacactaAATTGTGGTGGTAGTGGTAGTCACCACATGCGGCTCATAGTctggtgcagcttatctatgaacaaatgctgttttttagccaaatttggtgggtagcggcttatagtgcgaaaattatggtaattaaaaaaaaacaaacatgtaaagtacagtatgttctaattttatttttcagacaaCCTCAAGTTGAGCGATTTTGGTCTGGCAACCATGTTTCGCTTCAAAGGACGGGAGCGGCCGTTGTCTCGTGTCTGCGGAACTCTCCCTTACGTCGCACCAGAGCTGTTGAGCCAGGTCGAGTACCAAGCTCAGCCCGCAGATATCTGGGCTTGCGGGATTGTGCTGACCGCAATGCTAGCTGGAGGTAAGGCACGCCGCACACTGGGAGCTGACGTAAATGCTCAATCCATGAATGCATCGTTAACAATTTTTCAGAATTGCCATGGGACCAGCCGTCGGAAATCTGTCAGGAATTTTCTGATTGGCTAAAGAAGAAAACCTACTTGCCGCCCTGGAAGAAAATACAGCCGATGCCTCTTTGTGAGTAAATCAGATATTGTCCCTTTTGGTTtgtgactaggggtgtgacgatgtatcgaaatagtgatatatcgcgatactttgattgataaattgttttaaaaggGTGTCACTGTTTACAAAAACTAAACGAACCAACAGGTTgttaccaaaattttccactagCATAGTgtctgtcagttttttttttcaaccttttgAGTCACTGCACgttttcacattggaaaaaatattgcaacataccacaaactaaaaatgttccaaaattactttctgtacagtacacagtggggcaaataagtatttagtcaaccaccaattgtgcaagttctcctacttgaaatgattagagaggcctgtaattggcaacatgggtaaacctcaaccatgagagacagaatgtggaaaaaaaaaacaaaatcacattgtttgatttttttaaagaatttatttccaaattagagtggaaaataagtatttggtcacctacaaacaagcaagatttctggctgtcaaagaggtctaacttcttctaacgaggctccactcgttacctgtattaatggcacctgttttaacttattatcggtataaaagacacctgtccacaatctcagtcagtcacactctaaactccactttggccaagaccaaagagctgtcgaaggacaccagagacaaaattgtagacctgcaccaggctgggaagactgaatctgcaataggtaaaatgcttggtgtgaagaaatcaactgtgggagcaattattagaatatggaagacataaaagaccactgataatctccctcgacctGGGACTCCAAATGATACcactcaaaatgataacaagaacgttgagcaaaaatcccagaaccgcacggggggacctagtgaatgacctacagcacaggtgtcaaaccgattccagaaagggccaagtgggtgctggattttgttccaaccgataccacgcaaacagtttaaccaatgaattttctgttgaaacaagaagcacctgacaaagtttagctgattacacatgtaagagATCAGATTTGTCGAaaagtgtcctcttcattggttggaaagcaaacctgcacccacttggccaccGCGAGATTGCAGTGAAACGCggtcgttaaagtcaatcagccaatgcacaccagtcgcagtgcggccgcgtgttagacgcgtcccagaagcggctcaacacgacgcacgcgaaaagaacggcagcgtttattatttgatgcgagacgcggccctcctgcgtcaatactactagctaggatcgggccggaagtcactcgtgtaataatacggtggatccggtcgattttcaaactaatatgcaatcgtaacccactttttgagtccatcagatctcttgagtggtagatcggggcacagttgacttgtctttgttgatttactgctgtcctctctgctataataataaacaacacggccccgtggacaatacaaaaccctcctaccacaacaaaacaagtaggaactagtattcacataggaactaaagttatacaacataaaatatacaatataaatgaatactgcatcacatttgtaaaatataaacacataataaaataaataatagctcatttatataaaataaattgaaatgagctaaaacacctgtaattaaataataagaataatacacagatgctGCTTActctattaaatttattaatttctgtgtggcgctttaacttgagaaaatccaccaataaagcttttgaaaaccgttcataagaagaaaaaaaatgcttcattgaggcatttcatttgtaaaatacttgttaaaatctttgtcattgggattgcttttctctttagcacaggacttttttttttcttctttctttcagaaagaaagctttggatgttggattatctttaaatacccgctacttttttagaagaattctagctttgtataggctaatgttcctattgttgaaagcacaaaagtgtgtaataaacaactagcacatttatattttgcattttgtttttttactggaccgaaaatgaaccgaaccgtgacctcaaaaaccGAGGTACGCACCGAacagagatttttgtgtaccgttacacccctaataggaagtgaccaaaaatcaacatgaaaatgtccccaaattacctcTTTGCCcgccattggctgccactgaaggccatagacgtccaatctgtttgaacttggacagtggcgccaccagggcgtggccacggcccccccataaatttgttggccaccccgcttgccagtatatcgttagattgttgtggcattagttatgcatttcattccAAATGCACAGCCAGGACTAAGGACATGGATTATGGTCTATGCacgttaaatcattagtaacatcaaatattacacaaaacaccaaagtatatcagtagctgtgtccttaagtctttctgatagttttccccctgacctttttaccgcaataatataatgaaaacctgaaattatggcttttagttttagtgtgccaccccaagattttaagtggccaaccctatgaaaaatttctggaggcaccACTGAACTTGGAGGGTGGCATCCTTCACACTGGAACAAAcgtttattcgctgccaccctcccagttgaaacggattggacgtctactagtgataaactcagtccaattcacagcagaaggatgcaaatggctctttttttttgtttaatggttGAATTGTAGAATATCGTAAAATGAaggaacaaaaaaacttttttttttttgcttaggtTTGTTGTCCAAGTTACTTTTGGCCAAACCAGAAGCACGCATTACCATTGAGGACATTCAGAAAGACCGCTGGTTCATTGAAGGTAAGTCCTAAACGATAAATGACCATTTAATGACAGACAGAGCtgcaaccagaggtgggtagagtagcccaaaattttactcTAGTATGATGAACGTTACTTTAAAGTAATATTACTccggtaaaagtaaaagtagtcttgcaaaaaaagtactcaagtacaagtaaaaaagtatttggtgaaaagaatactcaagtaatgggtaacattgtgagaaactgcttatatttttgttggatattttttttaaacaatggtattttttttttcctgagcatGAAGTTATTTATATGGACGATTGttgtaatgatactgtacaatacatgtttgaatagtgaagcgttccttcataattactattttgtagggctgtcaaatgattaaaatttttaatggagttaatcacagcttaaaaattaattaatcgtaattaattgcaattcaaaccatctataaaatatgccatatttttcggtaaattattgttggaatggagggAGGACacaaagaatatatatatattccatattctatattctattctatattcTATATAttctatgttgaatatatatatatatattcaacatactgtatttgtttattataacaataaatccacaaaatttCATTAACATTActgacattctttctgttaaagggatccacggatagaaagacttgtagctcttaaaagatacatttgagtacaagttatagtaattttatcttaaaacccctcttaatgttttcgttttaataaaatgtgtaaaattttcaaacaaaaaatgaactagtggctcgccattgttgatgtcaataattacacaatgctcatggtccataaaatcagtcgcacccaagcgccagcagagggagacaaaaaacacaagtaacaagtggacatgacactcctgtcattttaatctgtttgagcgggacatgtgcgttaattgcgtcaaatattttaacgtgattaatttaaaaaattaattaccgcccgttaacgcgataattttgacagccctactattttgaaattaaaaagatcatatctccggttttccacgATCAATCGGtgctaaataaaaactgggagagaggttaaaatctatgctttcgagtcatgttgagagtgagacttcattttttacggtgctttaaagacacaacatgattgaacaggagaGTGGAGAGGGAGTGAACGTGAAGATGGAACgggaagcttgcgtctgattggtaggaatggagtcatgtgattattgttgcgacgtctcattagtGAAATCAGTAGCGGCAGGCACGtttctactcttggcatcgctgacaAAAGAATCAattttaatatgtagaataaaggagAAAAATGCAACAGCTCTTGTGTAGTCCAAAATAGCAGAGTAAgggtagcgttttttcttcacaaatctactcaagtaaaagtaaagcttagtaaaactactcttagaagtacatgtaacgcgttactacccacctctggctgcaactaacgatgattttttttttttataatcgattaatcggccaattaattaaatgattaacTGGAtaaatttctctttttttttccaattaccttCACAGTTTAACttgaggcatgttgtaagtaataatgaagacaatccaatttcaaagcacactcacttgtatgacaatttacagtttgaatgggagtttctgttgagactctaagctgttatatgaaagGATTTATGTGTGTAGTTTCTTTATATAAAGAAATTTACCttcaactttactatctaacataACTCAAGCGCTAATatacttctccaaaacacaatgcaAACAGACGCTcaggacactgattagcataatcgctaactagcttagccgtTCGTggtaagtagtaacgtctcatcaacaaagaatacaaacaatgcaattggcttcatttcctcacctctgatggagacacactggatctaacaacacaaaagacattcTAACTCTTGacattttgtaatattattgacTGACCTGATTGATTAGTGTTTGATtattcgattaattgttgcacctctagtcAAGAATTATATTTTTGCGTAGGTGTAAAGATGTCCGTAGCTACTTCAAACTCAAGTAGCAACAAAGACCAACGATCAAGTGTTGGAGTTATATCTCGAGTCGGAAGGTGAGtattcctttttgttttttgtacttTTTGAGTGCTGCTAACGCCCATTTTCTCTGCAGTGATGAGCAGATGCAGTTCTCCAGCTCCCAGCCCGACCCAGCCGCAGAAGGCTGGGAAGCCATGCTGTTCATTGCCCAATCGGAGGGTCAGGTCAGCTTCTCTCAGCCGACCAAACCCGAGCACATGCTGCTGGGTAGTCAGCTGCTGGCGACGCCGGGAGCAAGTCAGGTGACTCCGGAATCCTCTTTATGGTTTCCGTCATTCACTGGCAATAAATGATCAAGTTTTCTGGGATAGTCTTAACtttttaatgtgttttaattCTTGGATGCAGACACCGTGGCAAAGATTAGTTCGCAGAATGACGCGTTTCTTCACATCGGTGAGCGCTGACACCTCGTTGACTTCACTGAAGGGCGCCTGTGACAACATGGCACTCAGCTACAAACTCACTTGCAACAATCAGGTGCGCTCAATCttcaattattatattttataatCAGTGTagattttgaaattgttggcaTTTGACCTTTTAGTCAAACGCCGCACGTTCATGTCGTTGCAACTAACCCTGGGCAATAAAACGATAACAATAATTATCGTCATAtattttttgtcaacaaaaatcataaaaatctatttttccacataccaaaaaaactgccacatgccaaaatacattttgccacatggcaaattttGCCACTTACCcccaaaaaagccacatggcataaaaaaatgccacatgccaaaatctattttgccttatccccccaaaaaagtgctacatggcaaaaaaatgccacatggcaaaatcaattttgcaacatacccaaaaaatgccaaatgccaaaatacattttgccacatggcaaaaaatagcacttggcaaaatcaatttttctgtataccccaaaaaatgccacatggcataacaAAATGCCACGTGccgaaatccattttggcacatggcaaaatatgccacatgccaaaatccattttgccacataccaacaaaatggcacatgccaaaatacattttgccacatggcaaaaaaataccacatggcaaaatcaatttttccatataccccaaaaaatgccacatggcataacaaaaggccacatgccaaaatctattttgccacataccaaaaaaaatgccacatggcagaatccattttgccacataccaaaaaattgccacatggcaaaatccattttgccacataccccaaaaaatgccacatccc is a window encoding:
- the chek1 gene encoding serine/threonine-protein kinase Chk1 isoform X1: MAVPFVQDWDLVQTLGEGAYGEVRLLVNRQTQEAVAVKVIDTLQAKECAENVRKEICVHKVLNHHNIVRFFGCRTEGTTVYLFLEYCTGGELFDRIEPDVGMAEKDAHKFFQQLVAAVVTSIRSFSFSQEYLHKIGITHRDIKPENILLDDKDNLKLSDFGLATMFRFKGRERPLSRVCGTLPYVAPELLSQVEYQAQPADIWACGIVLTAMLAGELPWDQPSEICQEFSDWLKKKTYLPPWKKIQPMPLCLLSKLLLAKPEARITIEDIQKDRWFIEGVKMSVATSNSSSNKDQRSSVGVISRVGSDEQMQFSSSQPDPAAEGWEAMLFIAQSEGQVSFSQPTKPEHMLLGSQLLATPGASQTPWQRLVRRMTRFFTSVSADTSLTSLKGACDNMALSYKLTCNNQVTVSTSDKRNNKLIFKVHLLEMNKTVLLDFRLSKGDGLEFKRLFLKIKQKLGDIICTQKIAFPTA
- the chek1 gene encoding serine/threonine-protein kinase Chk1 isoform X2 — translated: MAVPFVQDWDLVQTLGEGAYGEVRLLVNRQTQEAVAVKVIDTLQAKECAENVRKEICVHKVLNHHNIVRFFGCRTEGTTVYLFLEYCTGGELFDRIEPDVGMAEKDAHKFFQQLVAAVEYLHKIGITHRDIKPENILLDDKDNLKLSDFGLATMFRFKGRERPLSRVCGTLPYVAPELLSQVEYQAQPADIWACGIVLTAMLAGELPWDQPSEICQEFSDWLKKKTYLPPWKKIQPMPLCLLSKLLLAKPEARITIEDIQKDRWFIEGVKMSVATSNSSSNKDQRSSVGVISRVGSDEQMQFSSSQPDPAAEGWEAMLFIAQSEGQVSFSQPTKPEHMLLGSQLLATPGASQTPWQRLVRRMTRFFTSVSADTSLTSLKGACDNMALSYKLTCNNQVTVSTSDKRNNKLIFKVHLLEMNKTVLLDFRLSKGDGLEFKRLFLKIKQKLGDIICTQKIAFPTA